The sequence below is a genomic window from Pleurocapsa sp. PCC 7327.
GCCATTTCATCTGGCGATCGCCTAAAATATGTAAATGGAGATGAGAGACGGTTTGACCGCCATCATGACCATTGTTGATGACCACTCGATAGCCGTTACCCAGTCCTACTTGCTCTGCAACTTTTTTAACAGTTAGCAGTAAATGACCCAGTAAATCTCGATCCTCTGGAGTAGCGGCATCTAGCTGAGGAATCGGCTTTTTAGGAATAACAAGGATATGTGTTGGGGCTTGAGGGTTTATATCTCGGATAGCCAAAGATAATTCATCCTCGTAGACAATATCTGCTGGAAGCTCTCTTCTTATAATCTTACCGAAGACTGTATCGCTCATAGCTTACATTAAAGATCGTTTAGCTATTTTTTTCTGCTCGATCCTATTATCATCGATCGACAAACACTCACAAGTTTTTAACGAGCCAATCGGTTTATGTAACAGACGATGCAAATTAAGAGCAAATTAAGACATTATTGCTCGGCTGGCGATCGCCGTCTGCGACAACGTTCCGAACAATATTTGACATTATCCCAACATTTTGCCCACTTTTTGCGCCAAGTAAAAGATAGCCCGCAGACGGGGCAAATCTTTGTAGGAAGATCGAATTTGGAGCGCTGACGTGCCATCTTCGAGCGGCGATCGGTTAATAGGAGCTAAAATTTACTATATTAATCGCTATGCTGGATCGACTTGTCTGACTCTATCTTAGTAACAATCGCTCAAACGCAAGAAAAGCTGCGCCAACTAACACAGATTGACGTACAGACTAGCTGGCGTTATGCTAGCGAAGATTTATCGGTTGAGGCGATCGATCCCTCCAATTGGCAACTCGCTCAGCCTAACGAAAAAGGATACCTCTGCTGGTCGTCGGGTCGTCAAGTACAATGGTTAGTGCAGCAATTTATTATTCCCCAAGACCTACAAGGCTATCCGCTAGAAGGACTGGTATTGCGACTAGTTTTGACTTGGTGGGCAGAACAAGCGCAAATTTTCATTAACGGCAAATTAGTACAAGAAGGCGATTTATTCGATTCCTCTGTACGACTTCTCCTTACCCCTTCAGCCAAACCCGGAGAAAAAATCACTGTTGCTTTGCGCTTAGTCAGTCCCGGACACGATATTGGGGCATTAATGCGATCGCAATTAATCTATGAAAAAAACCAAAATCCCATCGAACCCGGTTTTGTTGCCGACGAATTGACGGTACTGCATAAATATTTAGAAACATTTGAACCTGAAAAATTAAACGCTCTTGCAACAGCCATACAACAGATTGACTGGAATGTTGTCTGTGATGCAGAAAAATTCGATCGCTGTTTGTCAACTCTGCGTCAAACCCTTCAACCCCTTGCCGCATCCATAAAAAAACGTTGCTTCCATCTACTCGGTCACGCCCATCTTGACATGGCTTGGCTGTGGACGACTAGCGAAACCTGGGAAGTTGCCCAACGCACCTTTGAATCGGTTCTCAATTTACAACAAGATTTTCCCGAACTCACGTTTTGCCACACTAGCCCCGCTCTTTATGCCTGGATAGAAAAACATCGTCCAGACCTCTTTAAAGCGATTCAAGAGGCTGCTAAAGCTAAATCCTGGGAAGTTTTAGGAGGGATGTGGGTCGAACCGGAAGTCACCATAACCTCTGGAGAATCTATCGTTCGCCAACTTCTGTACGGTCAACGCTACATCAGAGAAAAATTTGGGGCAATTACTCAAGTCGCATGGTTGCCAGATAGTTTTGGTTTTTCTTGGCAACTCCCACAAATCTTTAAGCAAAGCGGGATTGAATATTTTGTTACTGGAAAATTGCACTGGAATGATACGACTAAGTTTCCCCATGGCGTTTTTTGGTGGCAATCTCCCGACGGAACTCAGTTATTAACGCTGATGTCTCCTCCCAACGTGATGGGAGTGATGGATACCAATCCGATTGCGATGGCGAACTATGCCATTGATTGGGAACGTCAAACAGGATTAAAAGATACTTTTTGGCTTCCTGGCGTAGGCGATCGCGGCGGAGGTCCAAGTCGAGATATGTTAGAAGTGCAGCGGCGCTGGCGGCAATCTCCTTTTTTCCCTCAGATAAAGTTTGCGAAAGCAGTTGAGTATTTGTCATTGGTTATTGGTCATTTGTCATTTAAAAAACAATCAATGACAAAGGACAAAGGACAAAGGACAATCCCCATTTGGAACGACGAACTATATCTAGAATTCCATCGAGGTTGTTATACGACTCATGCGGATCAAAAATCCTACAATCGTCGTTGTGAGGGATTGTTATATCAAGCAGAACTTTGGGCTTCTTTAGCAACAATTATTCTGGGTCAAGCTTATTCCAAAACCGAACTAGAAGACGCTTGGAAAAAAGTACTTTTTAATCAATTTCACGATATTCTACCCGGAACGTCTATTCCAGAAGTATTTGTCGAAGCGAATGAAACTTGGCAAGAAGTAAAAAGAGTCGGGCAGAAAATATTAGATGGATCATTGAGTGCGATCGCCTCCCAGATTACCTTACCTCCACCGCCTCACCCAAACGCTCGACCTATTATCATCTTTAACTCTCTCAATTGGCAACGATCTGAAGTTGTTGTTTGTTCCATTCCTTCAGGTAACTGGGAAATCTACGATTTAGCAGGACAAAAACTTCTATCCCAGTTATCGGCAGACGGTCAACTTCTCTTTCTAGCCAAAAATATTCCCTCAGTTGGTTATCGTCTCTTCTGGCTATGTCCGTGCCAACAACCAACCACCGCTCGCCAACCCCTAACCTCACATCAAAACTTTATTTTAGAAAACGAGAAGCTTAGAGTAACTATCAACCCCGAAACCGGAGACTTAAATAGCATCTTTGATAAAATCGCTCGACGGGAAATTCTCAAAGGAGCAGGAAATCAACTACAAGC
It includes:
- a CDS encoding histidine triad nucleotide-binding protein; translated protein: MSDTVFGKIIRRELPADIVYEDELSLAIRDINPQAPTHILVIPKKPIPQLDAATPEDRDLLGHLLLTVKKVAEQVGLGNGYRVVINNGHDGGQTVSHLHLHILGDRQMKWPPG
- a CDS encoding DUF2256 domain-containing protein, with translation MARQRSKFDLPTKICPVCGLSFTWRKKWAKCWDNVKYCSERCRRRRSPAEQ
- a CDS encoding alpha-mannosidase, which produces MSDSILVTIAQTQEKLRQLTQIDVQTSWRYASEDLSVEAIDPSNWQLAQPNEKGYLCWSSGRQVQWLVQQFIIPQDLQGYPLEGLVLRLVLTWWAEQAQIFINGKLVQEGDLFDSSVRLLLTPSAKPGEKITVALRLVSPGHDIGALMRSQLIYEKNQNPIEPGFVADELTVLHKYLETFEPEKLNALATAIQQIDWNVVCDAEKFDRCLSTLRQTLQPLAASIKKRCFHLLGHAHLDMAWLWTTSETWEVAQRTFESVLNLQQDFPELTFCHTSPALYAWIEKHRPDLFKAIQEAAKAKSWEVLGGMWVEPEVTITSGESIVRQLLYGQRYIREKFGAITQVAWLPDSFGFSWQLPQIFKQSGIEYFVTGKLHWNDTTKFPHGVFWWQSPDGTQLLTLMSPPNVMGVMDTNPIAMANYAIDWERQTGLKDTFWLPGVGDRGGGPSRDMLEVQRRWRQSPFFPQIKFAKAVEYLSLVIGHLSFKKQSMTKDKGQRTIPIWNDELYLEFHRGCYTTHADQKSYNRRCEGLLYQAELWASLATIILGQAYSKTELEDAWKKVLFNQFHDILPGTSIPEVFVEANETWQEVKRVGQKILDGSLSAIASQITLPPPPHPNARPIIIFNSLNWQRSEVVVCSIPSGNWEIYDLAGQKLLSQLSADGQLLFLAKNIPSVGYRLFWLCPCQQPTTARQPLTSHQNFILENEKLRVTINPETGDLNSIFDKIARREILKGAGNQLQAFEDKGQYWDAWNIDPNYAQHPLPPARLKSIEYLECGPLQWRIRVIKQLNNSEFCQDYVLHANSPILKIATMVNWQETHVLVKAAFPLNVESDFATYEIPCGAIKRPTKPQTPAEKAKWEVYALRWADLGDREYGVSLLNDCKYGYDSQPVQLRLTLLRSPQWPDPNADKGTHQFTYAIYPHQGSWQAAKTVRYGYELNVPLTVLSCELDNREKTHSLPATSQLLDLDSENLILMAFKQSEDDPNAWILRCYECHGKTVKYSLKGDLQWASETPVDLLEQPLKKISEINPWKIVSFKLRPSKT